A region from the Algoriphagus machipongonensis genome encodes:
- a CDS encoding glycosyltransferase: MLKIKVLHLIKSLGRGGAEKLIPETAMVHHQDKFEFHCLYFYHQEKNIVDELKAAGIQVHLIPSGNLGLFFQVNKVRDFAKEKGIDIIHAHLPWAGILARFVGKKLNIPIVYTEHNTWERYNKLSYWGNRMTFKQQDIAIAVSNEVALSMQLNSMVDPYRRGGRMKIKVIQNGVNTDVFRRQLIDPSLIEEPSPTPPFQRGAGGINLKNQLQIPLSSIIIGIVAVFRDQKRLWIWIELALKILEKCPNTHFLLVGDGEWRERLEKQIKDSGKENHFHLVGVQTQVIPYLSIMEIYLSTSEFEGLPIAMLEAMSCEVPVVATRAGGIGEVVQHGVQGYLSEIEEYEELVDYCIQLIQKPELHQMMSLAARERVVKQFSMTRMVEELEGVYESVIGKSVEQ, encoded by the coding sequence TTGCTAAAGATCAAAGTCTTACATCTTATTAAGTCCCTTGGAAGAGGAGGAGCGGAAAAACTGATACCAGAAACTGCCATGGTTCATCATCAGGATAAATTTGAGTTTCATTGCCTCTACTTTTACCATCAGGAAAAGAACATTGTAGATGAATTAAAGGCTGCGGGTATTCAGGTGCATTTAATTCCCTCTGGGAATTTGGGCTTGTTTTTTCAGGTGAATAAAGTAAGAGATTTTGCAAAAGAAAAAGGTATAGATATCATCCATGCACACCTTCCTTGGGCTGGGATTTTGGCAAGATTTGTTGGTAAAAAATTAAATATCCCCATTGTCTACACAGAGCATAATACATGGGAGCGATATAATAAGCTTTCCTATTGGGGTAATCGGATGACCTTTAAGCAACAGGACATTGCCATTGCAGTGTCCAATGAAGTGGCACTTTCCATGCAGCTTAACTCCATGGTAGATCCCTATCGCCGTGGAGGAAGAATGAAGATAAAAGTGATACAGAATGGGGTGAATACGGATGTTTTTAGAAGGCAGCTAATTGACCCCTCACTTATTGAAGAACCTTCACCAACTCCCCCTTTTCAAAGGGGGGCAGGGGGGATTAATTTGAAAAACCAACTGCAAATTCCACTATCATCCATAATCATAGGCATCGTTGCCGTCTTTCGAGACCAAAAGCGCCTTTGGATCTGGATTGAATTGGCCTTGAAAATTCTGGAAAAATGCCCGAATACTCATTTCCTGTTGGTTGGCGATGGGGAATGGAGGGAAAGATTGGAAAAGCAGATAAAAGATTCTGGAAAAGAAAACCATTTCCATTTGGTGGGAGTGCAGACTCAGGTGATTCCATACCTTTCTATCATGGAAATTTATCTCAGTACTTCCGAGTTCGAGGGTTTACCCATTGCCATGCTGGAAGCCATGTCCTGTGAAGTACCAGTAGTAGCTACAAGAGCTGGGGGAATAGGAGAGGTCGTGCAACATGGAGTGCAGGGTTATTTATCCGAGATCGAAGAATATGAAGAGTTGGTTGATTATTGCATCCAACTAATTCAAAAACCAGAACTTCATCAAATGATGTCTCTAGCCGCCAGAGAAAGGGTTGTCAAACAATTTAGCATGACCAGGATGGTTGAGGAGTTGGAAGGAGTCTATGAGTCGGTTATTGGTAAATCAGTGGAGCAGTAA
- a CDS encoding four helix bundle protein: MPPISDFRTLECWMKCKELREVIKTEVISKLPNEEKYRLADQLIRAARSTTNNIAEGWGKFHYKDQIKYCYQARGSCAEIIDHMVIAFEEKYCSKETFESIEKLAQESMKLINGYINYLNKSSKE; encoded by the coding sequence ATGCCACCGATATCAGATTTTAGAACATTAGAATGTTGGATGAAGTGTAAAGAACTTAGGGAGGTTATTAAAACTGAAGTAATCAGTAAGCTTCCAAACGAAGAAAAATATAGATTAGCAGATCAATTGATCCGTGCTGCTAGGTCAACCACAAATAATATTGCAGAAGGCTGGGGGAAATTTCACTACAAAGATCAAATTAAATATTGTTATCAAGCAAGAGGTTCTTGTGCTGAGATAATTGATCACATGGTAATTGCGTTTGAAGAAAAATATTGCTCTAAAGAAACATTTGAATCTATAGAAAAGCTTGCTCAAGAGTCTATGAAACTGATAAATGGTTATATTAATTATTTGAACAAAAGTTCTAAAGAATAA
- a CDS encoding polysaccharide deacetylase family protein: MNPGTLTISLDFELLWGIFDKVGTSYQPSYFRNTRDLVPIMLEKFAESGIQVTWATVGMLFAENEEEWKAYSPNFLPSYRDRKYSAYEWIKKHGIRPEVHFAPELIQKIIETPGQELGSHSFAHYYTLMRGQSPEQFGEDLIATQKIAKDKFGVKLDSLVFPRNHINELYLGICVENGYRYVRGNPKNWFWQETQHENLSKKFFRSADCFFQVGARTSYPLDEIQTFENEPLIIPASRILRPIVKGNPLMNSSRLSRILEEMEFAAKNGEVYHLWWHPHNFGKDPIASLKELGQILGQFIKLKDAYGMQSLHMKGIGELVEQKSIITSE; this comes from the coding sequence ATGAATCCTGGTACCCTAACTATCTCACTCGATTTCGAACTCCTCTGGGGAATATTTGATAAGGTAGGAACGAGCTATCAGCCTTCTTACTTTAGAAATACCCGAGACCTGGTCCCTATTATGCTGGAGAAATTTGCGGAATCAGGCATTCAGGTAACCTGGGCCACGGTAGGGATGCTTTTTGCAGAAAATGAGGAAGAATGGAAAGCTTACTCTCCCAACTTTTTGCCTTCTTATAGAGATAGGAAATACTCTGCCTATGAGTGGATCAAAAAACATGGAATACGCCCCGAAGTACACTTTGCTCCTGAACTGATACAAAAGATCATTGAAACACCTGGGCAGGAATTAGGTTCCCATTCTTTTGCACACTATTACACCTTGATGCGTGGTCAAAGTCCCGAGCAGTTTGGAGAAGATTTAATAGCCACCCAAAAGATTGCAAAAGATAAGTTTGGAGTAAAATTAGATTCTCTGGTCTTTCCACGTAACCATATCAATGAATTATACCTAGGAATCTGCGTGGAGAACGGTTATCGCTATGTCCGTGGAAATCCGAAGAATTGGTTCTGGCAGGAAACCCAGCATGAGAATTTAAGCAAGAAGTTTTTTAGGTCTGCGGATTGCTTTTTTCAGGTAGGGGCTAGGACTAGTTATCCCTTGGATGAAATACAGACTTTCGAAAATGAACCTCTTATTATTCCGGCATCCAGAATTTTAAGACCTATTGTTAAAGGGAACCCTTTGATGAATTCCAGTAGACTTTCCAGGATTTTGGAGGAGATGGAGTTTGCAGCCAAAAATGGAGAAGTATACCATCTCTGGTGGCATCCACATAATTTTGGGAAGGATCCTATTGCCTCCTTAAAGGAACTAGGTCAGATCCTGGGCCAGTTTATAAAATTGAAAGATGCTTATGGCATGCAATCCCTTCATATGAAAGGAATTGGAGAACTCGTGGAGCAAAAAAGTATTATTACTTCAGAATAG
- a CDS encoding PVC-type heme-binding CxxCH protein — translation MISCDSDNDKHDSYPESFDDRITISLIASSPDIVTPIGITIDKEDQIYFLESHTHTPLSEYQGPKFDRIMKGVDSNGDGIPESWKIYADSIMDGMNLFSGPNNHIFLTTKDGVFSFSDTDQDGVADVKNTLLRMVEPDNVYDHAGILGLTIQNEWIYISRGNTGGLKWKIQGSDGRELNGYGDGGNVFRCKLDGSGLEEVATGFWNPFDLKFDHLGKLMLIDNDPDSRGPNRLLEIVKGGDYGYQSIYGGSGIHPFLAWNGELPGTLPYSAGLGEAPSGLLDAAFSNLPKDYARSLLVSIWEENSIVTVPLLEDENRIYGEPKILFKGDSTFHPVAFATNSKGDIYLTDWVKRAYPNHGLGKIWKISGSQKEPIQEDRVLYKNGFDQRIENLDSPDKMKALLKNGDPFEQAVARDQLLKLISKEDLISMLEGSDKELQMQALLMLQKTDFEVSDTILKSLLRDQDPKIQQMTMIYIATKGRMDLKGDLEKALRENKIPTKLFDTYLATIGHLDPEYVKNYASKEEVYSRGLKRELPKDYVLNLVKDPAIPAEVKSIAIPHIKQPYEHVQDLLVLLQNEPIVVKAALLQTFKKIPNKEAEAVMLSLVENEQVLDEIRSDAIIALSYQGNSYCQEMTALLKDDSELIQETALNYLCSCRDDQGIAALVKSTINKNERLEAIWNNCGGETPSTVNGTENLSELITSGDPGRGKMIFQLQKSQCTNCHQVDGWGGILGPDLSNIGSSKNEKLLVSAILEPSAEISPEWQGWYLVTEEGKTVYGRQIDVGSNEVEIMMQNGEFETFKNVKEFGPSEKSLMPENLMNQFTTAEFIDLIAYLKTLN, via the coding sequence TTGATTAGCTGCGATTCGGATAATGATAAACATGATTCTTATCCTGAATCCTTTGATGATAGAATTACTATTTCATTGATTGCTTCAAGCCCCGATATTGTCACACCAATAGGTATTACCATAGACAAAGAGGATCAAATTTATTTTTTGGAATCACATACCCATACGCCATTAAGTGAATACCAAGGGCCAAAATTTGATAGGATTATGAAGGGTGTCGACTCCAATGGAGATGGTATCCCCGAAAGTTGGAAGATTTATGCCGATAGCATCATGGATGGTATGAATTTATTTTCTGGTCCAAACAATCATATTTTTCTAACTACAAAAGATGGAGTTTTTAGCTTTTCTGATACTGACCAAGATGGTGTTGCTGATGTAAAAAACACATTGCTTCGGATGGTAGAGCCAGACAATGTTTATGACCATGCAGGAATTTTGGGATTGACAATCCAGAATGAGTGGATTTATATAAGTCGTGGAAATACAGGAGGCTTGAAGTGGAAAATTCAAGGATCCGATGGAAGAGAGTTGAATGGGTATGGTGATGGAGGTAATGTTTTCCGCTGCAAGCTCGATGGTTCAGGATTAGAAGAAGTAGCCACCGGGTTTTGGAATCCTTTTGATTTGAAATTTGATCATTTAGGTAAATTAATGCTGATAGACAATGATCCTGATAGTAGAGGACCAAACCGGCTCCTTGAAATCGTAAAAGGAGGGGATTATGGATATCAGTCTATTTATGGAGGAAGCGGAATTCATCCTTTTTTGGCATGGAATGGAGAATTGCCAGGCACTTTACCTTATTCGGCGGGTTTGGGCGAAGCTCCATCTGGATTGCTTGATGCGGCTTTTTCTAATTTACCGAAAGATTATGCTAGGAGCTTATTGGTGAGTATTTGGGAAGAGAATAGTATCGTAACTGTTCCTCTGCTTGAGGATGAAAATAGGATATATGGAGAGCCAAAAATTCTTTTCAAGGGCGATAGTACTTTTCACCCGGTAGCTTTTGCCACAAATTCCAAAGGTGATATTTATTTAACTGATTGGGTAAAGAGGGCGTATCCAAATCATGGCCTGGGTAAAATTTGGAAAATATCCGGTTCCCAGAAAGAACCAATTCAAGAAGATAGGGTCCTTTACAAGAATGGATTTGATCAGAGGATTGAAAATTTGGATAGTCCTGATAAAATGAAGGCTCTATTGAAAAATGGAGACCCATTTGAGCAGGCGGTTGCCAGAGATCAGTTGTTGAAATTGATTTCAAAGGAAGATCTTATTTCTATGTTGGAAGGTTCGGACAAAGAATTGCAAATGCAAGCATTATTGATGCTTCAAAAAACTGATTTTGAAGTTTCAGATACTATATTAAAATCATTGCTGAGGGATCAAGACCCTAAAATACAGCAAATGACCATGATCTACATCGCAACCAAGGGAAGAATGGATCTAAAAGGTGATTTGGAGAAAGCACTTCGTGAGAATAAAATCCCAACTAAATTATTTGATACTTACTTGGCCACAATAGGCCATCTAGATCCCGAATATGTCAAAAATTATGCTTCAAAAGAGGAAGTCTATAGTAGAGGATTGAAAAGGGAATTGCCCAAAGATTATGTGCTTAATCTGGTAAAAGATCCTGCTATCCCTGCCGAAGTGAAGAGTATTGCAATTCCTCATATTAAGCAACCTTATGAACACGTCCAGGATTTATTGGTACTCCTACAAAATGAGCCAATTGTTGTAAAAGCTGCCTTACTTCAGACTTTTAAGAAAATACCCAACAAGGAAGCTGAGGCAGTGATGTTAAGTTTGGTAGAAAATGAACAGGTTTTGGATGAAATCCGATCTGATGCTATTATAGCATTAAGCTACCAAGGCAATTCATATTGCCAAGAGATGACAGCTTTATTGAAAGATGATTCGGAATTGATACAGGAAACAGCGCTCAATTATTTATGCTCATGTAGAGATGACCAAGGGATAGCTGCTTTGGTAAAATCTACAATTAACAAGAATGAAAGATTAGAGGCCATTTGGAATAACTGCGGAGGAGAAACCCCATCCACTGTAAATGGAACAGAGAATTTATCTGAATTAATTACTTCGGGAGATCCTGGACGAGGCAAAATGATTTTTCAATTGCAGAAATCTCAATGTACAAATTGTCATCAGGTGGACGGCTGGGGAGGTATATTGGGTCCCGACTTATCGAACATAGGTAGCAGTAAAAATGAAAAACTTTTGGTTAGTGCTATTCTAGAGCCATCGGCAGAAATTTCACCGGAATGGCAAGGTTGGTATCTAGTTACTGAAGAAGGAAAAACTGTTTATGGAAGGCAGATTGATGTAGGTTCAAATGAAGTTGAAATCATGATGCAGAATGGAGAATTCGAAACATTTAAAAATGTCAAAGAATTCGGCCCCTCAGAAAAGTCTTTAATGCCTGAAAATCTAATGAATCAATTTACTACAGCAGAGTTTATTGATTTGATTGCCTATTTAAAAACGTTGAACTAA
- a CDS encoding sugar phosphate isomerase/epimerase family protein, whose amino-acid sequence MKNSPRRNFLKKTTSLMAVASGIPILGKARNLPQEASNYVSSNIEIPDNPLVLFDNFHTGNRRSYSIKARFESAKKAGFDGFEFVSIDPDSDLWKEAMELKEASDFKVFGLHWTTNTVVDKNANQIDSAIEGIVNAVEACANNSIDYMSLSLSGTDELGGPTIQESGSAKAEERHWERAFKIIAAFDAACKSFGVTGSLYPHTHWLCDTPESQVKILEGANAHSIGPAFCSHHWYANKAAAGLEEVLDYPIMEKLNYVVFTNGKFSGTNFPAVRFDEGEIDMAWVYANIIKFGYKGPISSQGWAIGGDPFQSSKLFVDTMRDLKKRFREQPDLWPLI is encoded by the coding sequence ATGAAGAATTCACCTAGAAGGAATTTCCTTAAGAAAACTACATCGTTGATGGCTGTGGCCTCAGGTATTCCAATCTTGGGAAAGGCACGCAATCTACCTCAAGAAGCTTCTAATTATGTATCATCAAACATAGAAATACCAGATAATCCACTTGTATTGTTTGATAATTTTCACACAGGAAACAGGAGAAGTTATTCCATAAAAGCCAGATTTGAATCAGCCAAAAAGGCTGGATTTGATGGGTTTGAATTTGTTTCGATTGATCCTGATTCCGATTTGTGGAAGGAGGCTATGGAATTGAAGGAAGCGAGCGACTTTAAGGTTTTTGGATTGCATTGGACTACCAATACCGTAGTAGACAAAAATGCGAATCAGATTGATTCTGCGATAGAAGGAATTGTAAATGCTGTGGAAGCCTGCGCTAACAATAGCATTGATTACATGAGCCTTTCCCTAAGCGGAACTGATGAACTTGGTGGGCCTACTATTCAGGAAAGTGGTTCTGCCAAAGCGGAAGAGAGGCATTGGGAACGGGCATTTAAGATTATTGCAGCTTTTGATGCCGCCTGTAAAAGTTTTGGTGTTACCGGATCATTATACCCTCATACCCATTGGCTTTGTGATACACCGGAGTCCCAAGTCAAAATTCTGGAAGGGGCTAATGCCCATTCAATCGGGCCGGCTTTTTGTTCACATCACTGGTATGCAAATAAAGCTGCTGCCGGTTTGGAGGAAGTTTTGGATTATCCCATCATGGAAAAATTAAATTATGTGGTGTTCACAAATGGAAAGTTCAGCGGTACCAATTTTCCAGCTGTGAGATTTGACGAAGGTGAAATTGATATGGCTTGGGTCTACGCCAATATTATAAAATTCGGCTATAAAGGTCCAATTTCCTCCCAAGGTTGGGCAATAGGAGGAGATCCTTTTCAATCAAGTAAATTATTTGTTGATACGATGCGTGATTTAAAGAAACGCTTTAGAGAACAGCCTGATCTATGGCCACTCATTTAA
- a CDS encoding right-handed parallel beta-helix repeat-containing protein: MTPKSYLLILLSSLTILLFHSNSLKANPRSWFVSPDQEQQGNGTLDQPFNTIERGLSEATPGDTVYLLAGVYELEKGLVIEKSGEENQWITLSNYKNQPVILEGKDYLFDSEGKHLSTDHHAVVFISDSQYFRIHGIQVRNSHSQGIIVRGPETAHIEISNCKIDNTFGSGIGLWYSDHTKVFDCEITGANRMEMATPGRKVGSEAPHEALTVAGATNFEIYQNEIHHCDKEGIDVKEVSQNGKVHHNVVHHLKRQAFYVDAWFGELKNIELYENVAYENEWGFVISVEGENSIVDDIKFHHNLIRDNRGSGIYFGIWGNNLMRKNIEISNNTVVRNGSANHWSAPTGGIDLRSPNFHDVLIKDNISLGNYGFDLAIPFPYNQENLEEKQLSLINNWVGKNMVVEESSSYGPLFKVNEPIVGPEIFQDFQNNDFRIVKQNIPEKLQKVPVPGHN, encoded by the coding sequence ATGACCCCAAAATCATACCTACTAATTTTACTTTCTTCTCTAACAATCCTTTTATTTCACTCTAATAGTCTAAAGGCAAACCCGAGGTCTTGGTTTGTTTCACCAGATCAGGAGCAGCAAGGAAATGGAACATTAGATCAGCCTTTTAATACCATAGAACGTGGATTATCAGAAGCAACCCCAGGAGATACTGTTTATTTGTTGGCAGGTGTATATGAATTGGAGAAAGGGCTTGTAATTGAAAAATCAGGTGAGGAAAACCAGTGGATTACTTTAAGCAACTATAAAAACCAACCTGTAATATTAGAAGGCAAAGATTATCTCTTTGATTCCGAGGGAAAGCATTTAAGCACAGATCATCATGCGGTGGTATTCATTTCAGATAGCCAATATTTCAGGATTCACGGGATTCAAGTAAGAAATAGTCACTCTCAAGGGATCATTGTCCGGGGTCCAGAAACTGCTCATATCGAAATTTCAAACTGCAAAATTGACAATACGTTTGGCTCGGGCATTGGCTTATGGTATTCAGACCATACGAAAGTTTTTGACTGTGAAATAACAGGTGCAAATAGAATGGAAATGGCCACGCCGGGGCGAAAAGTAGGTTCTGAAGCTCCTCATGAAGCTTTGACGGTAGCAGGAGCAACTAATTTTGAAATCTATCAAAATGAGATTCATCATTGCGACAAAGAAGGAATCGACGTGAAGGAAGTCAGCCAAAATGGAAAGGTTCATCATAATGTGGTACACCACCTGAAAAGGCAAGCATTCTATGTGGATGCTTGGTTTGGTGAGTTGAAGAATATAGAATTGTATGAAAATGTGGCTTATGAAAATGAATGGGGTTTTGTAATCTCGGTAGAAGGTGAAAACTCCATCGTAGACGACATTAAATTTCATCACAATCTAATCCGAGACAATAGAGGATCAGGAATCTACTTTGGCATCTGGGGAAATAACCTGATGCGAAAGAATATAGAGATCTCAAATAATACCGTGGTAAGAAATGGCAGTGCAAACCATTGGTCAGCACCCACAGGAGGGATAGATTTAAGGTCACCAAACTTTCATGATGTACTAATCAAAGACAATATTTCTTTGGGAAATTATGGGTTTGACTTGGCTATTCCATTTCCATACAACCAGGAAAATCTTGAAGAAAAGCAATTGAGCTTGATAAATAATTGGGTAGGAAAAAACATGGTTGTCGAAGAATCATCCAGCTATGGACCACTTTTCAAGGTAAATGAACCCATTGTTGGGCCGGAAATATTTCAGGATTTTCAAAACAATGACTTCAGAATAGTGAAACAAAACATCCCTGAGAAATTACAGAAAGTGCCAGTACCAGGACACAATTAA
- a CDS encoding FG-GAP repeat domain-containing protein, whose protein sequence is MKPFSNSKYWLVVYILIFSCQEKDQGNVISLSEGDLIEKGRVLSESKCGSCHLYPEPGILDKKTWLTSVLPAMKPYLISEEQEDQWKFWLPKNNSESSEKEYEAIVAFYEANAPSSLTVPPLDIPSPGIPGFEVETPILDEKRPSLSTFVLFDSLTNRIWIGDRLNRIYGLNTQNFIVEEEVDVGSTPVQLTGIDSTTIQVLTMGEMDPSDYYKGELISYDLSSKTSSLLLDSLNRPVDFRPYVQNALENKKWLVSEFGNLEGALSIQSPDSNELLVNLPGCRKSIQIDWDLDGDLDILAGFGQAKESLYWIENKGEGRFENHLLEEFHPAFGLSDLTVKDVNKDGYPDIILVNGDNADLSPIVKPYHGVRIYFGSGDSQLELNWFYPIPGAMSLVAEDFDEDGSLEMAVVSFFPDFRNNERVDWLYFDSLELENKAVFRLPIPLLGKWLTISSGDIDQDGDLDILTGSFMFQPGVNYSKEQELWSEDWSPFFVLRNQLK, encoded by the coding sequence ATGAAGCCATTTTCTAATTCTAAGTACTGGCTTGTTGTATATATTCTCATTTTTTCATGTCAGGAGAAAGATCAGGGAAACGTAATTTCACTTTCGGAAGGCGATTTGATTGAGAAAGGGAGGGTCCTTTCGGAATCTAAATGTGGATCATGTCATCTATATCCTGAACCTGGTATTCTTGACAAAAAGACTTGGCTTACAAGTGTATTGCCGGCAATGAAACCGTATCTCATTTCTGAAGAACAGGAAGATCAATGGAAATTCTGGCTACCTAAAAATAACTCTGAAAGTTCAGAGAAGGAATACGAGGCAATCGTTGCCTTTTATGAAGCAAATGCACCTTCATCCCTAACTGTTCCACCTTTAGATATTCCCTCACCAGGGATTCCTGGCTTCGAAGTAGAAACTCCAATACTTGATGAAAAAAGACCTAGCCTCAGCACATTTGTCTTATTTGATTCCTTAACAAACCGTATTTGGATAGGGGATAGATTAAATAGAATCTATGGACTTAATACTCAGAATTTTATTGTAGAAGAAGAAGTAGATGTGGGAAGCACCCCTGTTCAGTTAACTGGGATTGATTCTACTACTATTCAAGTGCTAACCATGGGGGAGATGGACCCTTCGGACTATTATAAAGGGGAATTGATTAGCTACGACCTTTCTTCAAAAACTTCAAGCCTACTACTGGATAGCTTAAATAGACCCGTTGATTTTAGGCCTTACGTTCAAAATGCTTTAGAAAATAAAAAGTGGCTTGTATCAGAATTTGGGAATCTTGAAGGGGCATTAAGCATACAATCACCTGATAGTAATGAGCTGTTGGTCAATTTACCAGGTTGTAGGAAATCCATCCAAATTGATTGGGATCTTGATGGAGATCTGGATATCCTAGCTGGTTTTGGACAAGCTAAAGAATCTCTTTATTGGATTGAAAATAAAGGGGAGGGAAGGTTTGAAAATCATTTGTTAGAAGAGTTTCATCCTGCATTTGGTTTAAGTGATTTGACGGTGAAAGATGTTAATAAAGACGGATACCCAGATATCATTTTAGTAAATGGAGACAATGCAGATTTGTCGCCAATTGTTAAACCGTATCATGGTGTCAGGATTTATTTTGGAAGTGGAGATAGCCAACTTGAATTAAATTGGTTTTACCCAATCCCGGGAGCCATGAGTCTTGTGGCTGAAGATTTTGATGAAGATGGAAGCTTAGAAATGGCTGTAGTATCTTTCTTTCCTGATTTTAGAAATAATGAAAGGGTGGATTGGTTATATTTTGATTCTTTGGAACTTGAAAATAAGGCAGTTTTCAGATTGCCTATCCCCTTGCTGGGAAAATGGTTGACCATATCCTCTGGTGATATTGATCAAGACGGAGATTTAGATATTCTTACTGGTTCATTTATGTTCCAGCCTGGAGTCAATTATTCCAAAGAGCAGGAGCTATGGTCTGAAGACTGGTCCCCATTTTTTGTTTTGAGAAACCAATTGAAATAA
- a CDS encoding RNA polymerase sigma factor gives MPNNPKKTISSARISLYNKEVVKIFESKSDLEVWNSFNKGDEMAFNYLYRTYAGVLFQFGCQFSKDQMLVQDSIQNLFISLRKKRGSLSEVSNIKGYLLRSIQREVLRNGKNASSKMLVDDSQMDSFFQIELSPETSFIQRESENQRKIQLQEALKKLTTKQRQAILLFYEEELSYKEIAQVMDFNEVKSARKLIYRALSSLKEFIKPTI, from the coding sequence ATGCCCAATAACCCCAAAAAGACCATTTCTTCGGCCAGAATTTCTTTGTACAACAAAGAAGTTGTAAAAATATTTGAAAGTAAATCTGATTTAGAAGTTTGGAATTCTTTCAATAAAGGAGATGAAATGGCTTTCAATTATCTCTATAGGACTTATGCAGGGGTATTGTTTCAATTTGGCTGTCAATTTTCTAAAGATCAAATGTTGGTTCAGGACAGCATTCAAAACCTCTTTATTTCTCTGAGGAAAAAGAGAGGGAGTCTGAGTGAAGTTTCTAACATCAAAGGGTATTTACTTAGGTCTATTCAAAGGGAGGTTCTTAGAAACGGAAAAAATGCAAGTTCAAAGATGCTTGTAGATGATTCCCAGATGGATTCATTTTTCCAAATAGAATTATCACCTGAAACTTCTTTTATCCAAAGAGAATCTGAGAACCAAAGAAAAATCCAATTACAAGAAGCTTTAAAAAAATTGACAACAAAGCAAAGGCAGGCAATTCTCTTATTCTATGAAGAGGAATTGAGTTATAAAGAAATCGCACAAGTAATGGATTTCAATGAGGTAAAGTCAGCTAGAAAATTGATTTATAGGGCTTTATCCAGTTTAAAAGAATTTATTAAACCTACTATTTAG
- a CDS encoding FecR family protein, whose protein sequence is MKYEDYKLEHFLCDEFFVQWVKNPDENTKHFWEKWLVANPHKREIVIEAAQFIKSITYQERPELSNEAYLELFENIIRFEESEVSTNKKATREGRWFSFFSLRKVAAVLLCCFCTWVIWDIFNSSGDEAKTEIQWITKSIPKGTKSSIGLSDGTIIHLNSGSELIYPNEFSDSLRVVTLKGEAFFEVNKESRPFKVQMDQAVIEVLGTEFNVNQSSNNQFAVALVSGKVKVNDNLGNQVVLDPSEMLVMEKDGNFYKSTFDSLEIVGWKDKNLIFNEDDFSEVKSKLENWYGIEISVRGKVSKKWAYTGQYHDEILKNVLEGIKQTSRIQYHIDGKKVEITL, encoded by the coding sequence ATGAAATACGAGGATTATAAACTTGAACACTTTCTATGCGATGAGTTTTTTGTCCAGTGGGTAAAAAACCCTGATGAAAATACCAAACACTTTTGGGAAAAGTGGCTTGTAGCTAATCCTCATAAAAGAGAAATAGTAATAGAAGCTGCTCAATTTATAAAAAGCATCACTTACCAAGAAAGACCAGAATTATCAAATGAAGCATACCTCGAATTGTTTGAGAATATCATCAGATTTGAGGAGAGTGAAGTAAGTACAAATAAGAAGGCAACACGAGAGGGGAGATGGTTCTCTTTTTTTTCTCTTCGAAAAGTAGCCGCTGTATTACTATGCTGTTTTTGCACTTGGGTGATTTGGGATATTTTCAATAGTTCTGGGGACGAGGCGAAAACAGAAATTCAGTGGATAACCAAATCGATTCCAAAAGGTACTAAATCAAGCATTGGTTTATCTGATGGAACTATCATCCACTTAAACTCAGGTTCTGAATTGATCTATCCGAATGAGTTTTCTGACAGTTTAAGAGTGGTTACACTGAAAGGAGAAGCATTTTTTGAAGTCAACAAAGAAAGTAGACCATTTAAAGTTCAAATGGATCAGGCAGTAATAGAGGTCTTAGGGACTGAATTTAATGTCAATCAATCCTCCAACAATCAATTTGCTGTAGCATTGGTTTCAGGCAAAGTAAAGGTGAATGATAATTTGGGGAATCAAGTTGTTCTAGACCCTTCGGAAATGCTTGTCATGGAGAAAGACGGCAATTTTTACAAGTCCACATTTGACTCTCTGGAAATTGTGGGCTGGAAAGATAAAAATTTGATTTTCAATGAAGATGATTTCTCAGAGGTGAAATCAAAACTTGAAAACTGGTATGGGATAGAGATTTCCGTACGGGGTAAAGTAAGTAAGAAATGGGCCTACACCGGTCAATATCACGATGAAATATTGAAAAACGTTTTGGAAGGGATTAAACAAACCTCCAGAATTCAATACCATATAGATGGAAAGAAAGTCGAAATAACATTATAA